ATGCTGGTGCTTCACCAGAAGTAGCTACAACCAGTACAATACCCCAACTTTCCGACGATGAACCAATGAGCTATGCTTACACCGTCACGCTGCAAGATTATCATCCCATAAACACCATTAGCGCCAACGATCGCCGCATTTTGCAAATGTGTAGAAATAGTCAGTAGTTAGTTGACAGTTGACAGTTGTTTTTTTTAGTCAACAGTCCATAGTCAAGAGTCAGGAAGCAAAACTCTTTAATTTTGAATTTTGAATTTTGAATTGATTACTCTCCGCTCCTCATTAATACTCAATTCCTGGTTGCGCCTTGACGTTTTGGTCGCGGAAGGGATGTTTAATTAGGGTCATTTCGGTAACTAAGTCTGCACGTTCAATCAAGGCGGCTGGCGCGCCTCTACCTGTAAGGATGACGTGTTTACTAGAGGGTTTCTCTGCTAACCCTGCAAGTACTTGATCTACGCTTAAATATCCCATTTTCAGGGCGATATTGATTTCATCTAATAGAACTAATTGAAAGTTCGGGTCACGGATGAAATCTAATGATTTATCCCATGCGGCTTGAGCTTTGTCAATGTCGCGATCGCGGTCTTGGGTATCCCAAGTAAAGCCTTCTCCCATTGCGTGAAATTCAATTTGGTCTTCCCAAAAACTAAACACGCTCTTTTCTGAGGGTTCCCACGCGCCTTTGATAAATTGAACGATCGCTACTTTATATCCATGACCGAGCGATCGTAATACCATACCC
Above is a genomic segment from Nostoc sp. MS1 containing:
- the cobO gene encoding cob(I)yrinic acid a,c-diamide adenosyltransferase → MTNDTPEALESDKEIERIIDEIMTSTQNLSDEQYRTKMQRRKEVQERRISQAVPEKGLIIVNTGNGKGKTTAALGMVLRSLGHGYKVAIVQFIKGAWEPSEKSVFSFWEDQIEFHAMGEGFTWDTQDRDRDIDKAQAAWDKSLDFIRDPNFQLVLLDEINIALKMGYLSVDQVLAGLAEKPSSKHVILTGRGAPAALIERADLVTEMTLIKHPFRDQNVKAQPGIEY